A region from the Pseudomonas sp. P8_229 genome encodes:
- a CDS encoding glycosyltransferase has translation MSSRKFGLNLVVVLAIAALFTGFWALINRPVSAPNWPEQISGFSYSPFQQGQYPQKDQYPTDDEMRRDLEIMSKLTDNIRIYSVDGSLQDIPKLAEEFGLRVTLGIWISPDQERNEREIQRAIELANTSRSVVRVVVGNEAIFRKEITAEQLSVLLDRVRSAVKVPVTTSEQWHVWEEHPELAKHVDLIAAHVLPYWEFIPVDKAGQFVFDRARDLKKMFPKKPLLLSEVGWPSNGRMRGGADASPADQAIYLRTLVNKLNRQGFNYFVIEAFDQPWKASDEGSVGAYWGVFNAARQQKFNFEGPVVAIPQWRVLAIGSVVLALLSLTLLMIDGSALRQRGRTFLTFIAFLCGSVLVWIGYDYSQQYSTWFSLTVGFLLALGALGVFIVLLTEAHELAEAVWTHKRRREFLPVVGDSDYRPKVSIHVPCYNEPPEMVKQTLDALAALDYPDYEVLIIDNNTKDPAVWEPVRDYCETLGPRFKFFHVSPLAGFKGGALNYLIPHTAKDAEVIAVIDSDYCVHPNWLKHMVPHFADPKIAVVQSPQDYRDQNESTFKKLCYAEYKGFFHIGMVTRNDRDAIIQHGTMTMTRRSVLEELGWADWCICEDAELGLRVFEKGLSAAYYHDSYGKGLMPDTFIDFKKQRFRWAYGAIQIIKRHTGSLLRGKDTELTRGQRYHFLAGWLPWVADGMNIFFTVGALLWSAAMIIVPQRVDPPLLIFAIPPLALFVFKVGKIIFLYRRAVGVNLKDAFCAALAGLALSHTIAKAVLYGFFTSSIPFFRTPKNADNHGFWVAISEAREELFIMLLLWGAALGIYLVQGIPSNDMRFWVAMLLVQSLPYLAALIMAFLSSLPKPATEPEPAPVV, from the coding sequence ATGTCATCGCGTAAATTTGGTCTCAACCTGGTGGTGGTTCTGGCAATCGCCGCCCTGTTCACCGGTTTCTGGGCGCTGATCAACCGCCCGGTCTCCGCGCCCAACTGGCCGGAGCAGATCTCCGGTTTCTCCTATTCGCCATTCCAGCAGGGTCAATACCCACAGAAGGATCAGTATCCGACTGACGATGAAATGCGCCGCGACCTGGAGATCATGAGCAAGCTGACGGACAACATCCGTATCTACTCGGTCGACGGTTCCCTGCAGGACATCCCGAAACTGGCGGAAGAGTTCGGTCTGCGCGTGACCCTCGGGATCTGGATCAGCCCCGACCAGGAACGCAACGAGCGGGAAATCCAGCGCGCCATCGAACTGGCCAACACTTCGCGCAGCGTGGTTCGCGTGGTGGTCGGCAACGAGGCGATCTTCCGCAAGGAAATCACTGCCGAACAACTGAGCGTGCTGCTTGATCGCGTGCGTTCAGCGGTGAAGGTGCCGGTGACCACTTCCGAGCAGTGGCACGTCTGGGAAGAACACCCGGAACTGGCCAAACACGTCGACCTGATCGCTGCTCACGTGCTGCCGTACTGGGAATTCATCCCCGTCGACAAGGCCGGGCAGTTCGTCTTCGACCGCGCCCGCGACCTGAAAAAGATGTTCCCGAAAAAACCGTTGCTGCTGTCCGAAGTCGGCTGGCCGAGCAACGGTCGCATGCGCGGTGGCGCCGATGCGTCGCCGGCGGATCAGGCAATCTACCTGCGCACCCTGGTCAACAAGCTTAACCGCCAGGGCTTCAACTACTTCGTGATCGAAGCCTTCGACCAGCCGTGGAAGGCCAGTGACGAAGGTTCGGTAGGCGCCTACTGGGGCGTGTTCAACGCTGCGCGCCAGCAGAAATTCAACTTCGAAGGCCCGGTAGTGGCGATCCCGCAATGGCGCGTGCTGGCCATCGGTTCGGTGGTGCTGGCGCTGCTGTCGCTGACCCTGCTGATGATTGACGGCTCGGCGCTGCGCCAGCGTGGCCGTACCTTCCTGACCTTTATCGCGTTCCTCTGCGGTTCAGTGCTCGTGTGGATCGGCTACGACTACAGCCAGCAATACAGCACCTGGTTCAGCCTGACGGTGGGTTTCCTCCTAGCGCTGGGTGCGCTCGGGGTGTTCATCGTATTGCTGACCGAGGCGCATGAACTGGCCGAAGCGGTCTGGACCCACAAGCGCCGGCGTGAATTCCTGCCGGTGGTGGGCGACTCGGACTACAGACCGAAAGTCTCGATCCACGTACCTTGCTACAACGAGCCACCGGAGATGGTCAAACAGACCCTCGACGCCCTGGCCGCCCTCGATTACCCGGACTATGAAGTCCTGATCATCGACAACAACACCAAGGACCCGGCCGTGTGGGAGCCGGTGCGCGACTACTGCGAAACCTTGGGCCCGCGCTTCAAGTTCTTCCACGTATCGCCCCTGGCCGGCTTCAAGGGCGGCGCGCTGAACTACCTGATTCCGCACACCGCCAAGGACGCCGAAGTCATCGCGGTGATCGACTCCGACTACTGCGTGCACCCGAACTGGCTCAAGCATATGGTGCCGCACTTCGCCGATCCGAAAATCGCCGTGGTGCAGTCGCCGCAGGATTACCGCGACCAGAACGAAAGCACCTTCAAGAAGCTCTGCTACGCCGAATACAAAGGCTTCTTCCACATCGGCATGGTCACCCGCAACGACCGCGACGCGATCATCCAGCACGGCACCATGACCATGACCCGGCGTTCGGTTCTGGAAGAGTTGGGCTGGGCCGACTGGTGCATCTGTGAAGACGCCGAGCTCGGTCTGCGCGTGTTCGAAAAAGGTCTGTCGGCGGCGTATTACCACGACAGTTACGGCAAGGGTCTGATGCCGGATACCTTCATCGACTTCAAGAAGCAGCGTTTCCGCTGGGCCTATGGCGCGATCCAGATCATCAAGCGCCACACCGGCAGCCTGTTGCGCGGCAAGGACACCGAGCTGACCCGTGGCCAGCGCTACCACTTCCTCGCCGGCTGGTTGCCGTGGGTCGCGGACGGCATGAACATCTTCTTCACCGTCGGCGCGCTGTTGTGGTCGGCGGCGATGATCATCGTGCCGCAACGGGTCGATCCGCCGCTGCTGATCTTCGCGATCCCGCCTTTGGCGCTGTTCGTATTCAAGGTCGGCAAGATCATCTTCCTGTACCGTCGCGCCGTCGGCGTGAACCTCAAGGATGCGTTCTGCGCGGCGCTCGCGGGCCTGGCGTTGTCGCACACCATCGCCAAAGCGGTGCTGTACGGCTTCTTCACCAGCAGCATCCCGTTCTTCCGCACGCCGAAAAACGCCGACAACCACGGCTTCTGGGTGGCGATTTCCGAAGCGCGCGAAGAGCTGTTCATCATGCTGCTGTTGTGGGGCGCGGCACTGGGGATCTACCTGGTGCAAGGCATTCCGAGCAACGACATGCGCTTCTGGGTGGCGATGCTGCTGGTGCAGTCGCTGCCGTACCTGGCAGCGCTGATCATGGCGTTCCTCTCGTCGCTGCCAAAACCGGCAACGGAGCCTGAACCGGCGCCTGTCGTCTAA
- the tcdA gene encoding tRNA cyclic N6-threonylcarbamoyladenosine(37) synthase TcdA, whose product MVMSTEDPRFAGIARLYGIEGLERLRAAHVAIVGVGGVGSWAAEAMARCGVGEISLFDLDDVCVSNANRQLHALDSTVGKPKVEVMAERLRGINPDCTVHAVADFVTRDTMAEYITPNIDCVIDCIDAVNAKAALIAWCKRRKIQIITTGGAGGQIDPTLIQVCDLNRTFNDPLASKVRSTLRRDYGFSRTVTRHYSVPCVFSTEQLRYPKPDGSICLQKSFVGDGVKLDCAGGFGAVMMVTATFGMVAATKAVDKIVAGVRRPADRIKPQV is encoded by the coding sequence ATGGTCATGAGTACAGAAGATCCACGGTTTGCAGGCATCGCCCGTTTGTATGGCATCGAGGGCCTCGAGCGCCTGCGTGCGGCCCATGTGGCGATTGTCGGCGTCGGTGGCGTCGGTTCCTGGGCGGCGGAAGCCATGGCCCGGTGTGGCGTGGGCGAGATTTCGCTGTTCGACCTCGACGACGTCTGCGTCAGCAACGCCAACCGGCAGTTGCATGCGCTGGACAGCACTGTCGGCAAACCCAAGGTCGAAGTGATGGCCGAGCGTCTGCGCGGGATCAACCCGGACTGCACGGTGCACGCGGTGGCCGATTTCGTCACCCGCGACACCATGGCCGAGTACATCACGCCGAACATCGATTGTGTGATCGACTGCATCGACGCGGTCAACGCCAAGGCTGCGCTGATTGCCTGGTGCAAACGCCGCAAGATCCAGATCATCACCACCGGCGGTGCCGGCGGGCAGATTGATCCGACGCTGATTCAGGTCTGCGACCTCAACCGTACGTTCAACGATCCACTGGCCTCGAAAGTGCGTTCGACCCTGCGTCGTGACTACGGCTTCTCGCGCACCGTGACCCGCCATTACAGCGTGCCGTGCGTGTTCTCCACTGAACAGCTGCGCTATCCGAAACCCGATGGCAGCATCTGTCTGCAGAAGAGTTTTGTCGGCGATGGCGTGAAGCTCGACTGCGCGGGCGGGTTTGGCGCGGTGATGATGGTGACGGCGACGTTCGGCATGGTCGCGGCGACCAAGGCTGTGGACAAGATTGTGGCGGGCGTTCGGCGCCCGGCGGATCGCATTAAACCTCAGGTTTGA
- a CDS encoding SufE family protein, protein MSLPVEAAEALQTFQNAAGWEQRARLLMQFGDRLPPLDDADKCEANRVHGCESQVWLVGELRDGHWQFSASSDARMIRGLVALLLLRVNGLSAAELQQVDLPDWFNQLGLSRQLSPSRSNGLNAVLQRMNELAG, encoded by the coding sequence ATGAGCCTGCCGGTCGAAGCCGCCGAGGCGTTGCAGACTTTTCAGAATGCGGCTGGCTGGGAACAGCGCGCGCGGTTGTTGATGCAGTTTGGTGATCGTTTGCCGCCGCTGGATGACGCGGACAAGTGCGAGGCCAACCGGGTGCATGGCTGTGAGAGTCAGGTGTGGCTGGTTGGGGAATTGCGTGACGGTCATTGGCAATTCAGCGCCAGCAGCGATGCGCGGATGATTCGCGGGTTGGTGGCGTTGTTGCTGTTGCGGGTTAACGGCTTGTCGGCGGCTGAGTTGCAACAGGTTGATCTGCCAGACTGGTTTAATCAACTCGGCCTTTCGCGCCAGCTATCGCCATCGCGCAGCAATGGCTTGAATGCCGTGCTCCAGCGAATGAATGAGTTGGCCGGTTAA
- a CDS encoding cysteine desulfurase, producing the protein MMIPSPWRADFPAIAALQRQDQTYLDNAATTQKPQALLDALTHYYANGAANVHRAQHLPGAHATQAFEDSRLKVAQWLNAGDSGQIIFTHGATSALNLLAYGLEHLFHPGDEIVISALEHHANLLPWQQLAQRRDLKLVILPLDADGVIDLGAAVRLIGPRTRLLAVSQLSNVLGAWQPLPALLAMAKAQNALTVVDGAQGVVHGRHDVQALGCDFYVFSSHKLYGPDGLGVLFGRNTALEQLQPWQFGGEMVLEANYHDARFRPAPLGFEAGTPPIASVIGLGATLDYLAGLDQDAVSAHEAALHDYLLQGLAARNGIRLLGKPQLALASFVVEGVHNADLAHLLTEQGIAVRAGHHCAMPLLKSLELAGAIRVSLALYNDSEDLERFFEALDQALELLR; encoded by the coding sequence GTGATGATTCCCTCTCCCTGGCGCGCCGATTTTCCGGCCATCGCCGCCCTGCAACGGCAAGACCAGACCTATCTGGACAACGCCGCCACCACGCAAAAACCCCAGGCCCTGCTCGACGCACTGACGCATTACTACGCCAACGGCGCAGCCAATGTGCATCGCGCGCAGCACCTGCCCGGCGCCCACGCCACGCAGGCGTTCGAAGACAGTCGGCTCAAGGTTGCCCAGTGGCTGAATGCCGGTGACAGCGGGCAGATCATCTTCACCCACGGCGCCACCAGTGCGCTGAATCTCCTGGCGTATGGCCTGGAACATCTTTTCCACCCGGGCGATGAAATTGTCATCAGCGCCCTGGAGCATCACGCCAACCTGCTGCCGTGGCAGCAACTGGCGCAGCGTCGCGACCTGAAACTGGTGATCCTGCCGCTGGACGCCGACGGCGTGATCGACCTCGGCGCCGCCGTACGCCTGATCGGTCCGCGCACTCGCTTGCTGGCGGTCAGTCAGTTGTCCAATGTGCTCGGTGCCTGGCAGCCGCTGCCGGCACTGTTGGCGATGGCCAAGGCGCAGAACGCGCTGACCGTGGTCGATGGCGCGCAAGGTGTGGTGCATGGTCGCCACGACGTGCAGGCGCTGGGTTGCGACTTCTATGTGTTTTCCAGCCACAAGCTGTACGGCCCCGATGGCCTCGGCGTGCTGTTCGGGCGCAACACAGCGCTTGAGCAACTGCAGCCGTGGCAGTTCGGCGGCGAAATGGTGCTGGAAGCCAACTATCACGACGCGCGTTTCCGCCCTGCCCCGCTGGGTTTTGAAGCGGGCACGCCGCCGATTGCCAGCGTGATCGGATTGGGTGCAACCCTCGACTATCTGGCCGGGCTCGATCAGGACGCGGTATCCGCCCATGAAGCAGCGCTGCACGACTATCTGCTGCAAGGCCTCGCCGCCCGTAACGGCATTCGCCTGCTGGGCAAACCGCAGCTGGCGCTGGCAAGTTTTGTCGTCGAGGGCGTGCACAACGCTGATCTGGCGCACCTGTTGACCGAGCAAGGTATCGCCGTGCGCGCCGGGCATCATTGCGCCATGCCGTTGCTCAAAAGCCTTGAGCTGGCCGGGGCGATTCGCGTGTCGCTGGCGTTGTACAACGATTCCGAGGATCTGGAACGCTTCTTCGAAGCACTGGATCAGGCGCTGGAGTTGTTGCGATGA
- the dapD gene encoding 2,3,4,5-tetrahydropyridine-2,6-dicarboxylate N-succinyltransferase: MSNSLFSIAFGVGTQNRQGAWLEVFYAQPLLNPSAELVAAVAPILGYTEGNQAITFTTAQAAQLAEAVKGIDAVQGKLLTRLAESHKPLVATLLAEDAQLTSTPEAYLKLHLLSHRLVKPHGVSLAGIFPLLPNVAWTSQGAIDLSELAELQLEARLRGELLEVFSVDKFPKMTDYVVPAGVRIADAARLRLGAYVGEGTTVMHEGFINFNAGTEGPGMIEGRVSAGVFVGKGSDLGGGCSTMGTLSGGGNIVIKVGEGCLIGANAGIGIPLGDRNTVESGLYVTAGTKVALLDEHNNLVKVVKARELAGQTDLLFRRNSETGAVECKTHKSAIELNEALHAHN; encoded by the coding sequence ATGTCCAATTCCCTGTTCAGCATCGCCTTTGGTGTCGGCACTCAGAACCGTCAAGGCGCCTGGCTGGAAGTGTTCTACGCTCAGCCACTGCTCAACCCTTCGGCCGAACTGGTCGCCGCCGTTGCGCCGATCCTCGGTTACACCGAAGGCAACCAGGCCATCACTTTTACCACTGCACAGGCTGCGCAACTGGCTGAAGCGGTCAAAGGCATCGACGCCGTTCAAGGCAAACTGCTGACCCGTCTGGCCGAGAGCCACAAGCCGCTGGTCGCCACCCTGCTGGCCGAAGACGCACAGCTGACCTCGACACCCGAGGCCTACCTCAAGCTACACCTGCTGTCCCACCGCCTGGTCAAGCCGCACGGCGTGAGCCTGGCCGGGATCTTCCCGCTGCTGCCGAACGTTGCCTGGACCAGCCAGGGCGCGATCGACCTGAGCGAACTGGCCGAACTGCAACTCGAAGCCCGTCTGCGTGGCGAGCTGCTGGAAGTGTTCTCGGTGGACAAGTTCCCGAAAATGACCGACTACGTGGTACCGGCCGGCGTGCGTATCGCTGACGCGGCACGTCTGCGTCTGGGTGCGTACGTGGGCGAAGGCACCACCGTGATGCACGAAGGCTTCATCAACTTCAACGCCGGCACCGAAGGCCCGGGCATGATCGAAGGCCGCGTCTCCGCTGGCGTGTTCGTCGGCAAGGGTTCGGACCTGGGCGGCGGCTGCTCGACCATGGGCACCCTGTCGGGTGGCGGCAACATCGTGATCAAGGTTGGCGAAGGCTGCCTGATCGGTGCCAACGCCGGTATCGGTATTCCGTTGGGCGACCGCAACACCGTCGAATCGGGCCTGTACGTGACCGCCGGCACCAAGGTCGCGCTGCTGGACGAGCACAACAACCTGGTCAAGGTTGTGAAGGCGCGTGAACTGGCCGGTCAGACTGACCTGCTGTTCCGTCGCAATTCGGAAACCGGTGCCGTGGAGTGCAAAACCCACAAATCGGCGATCGAACTGAACGAAGCGCTGCACGCTCACAACTAA
- a CDS encoding ArsC family reductase: MTVSSKTLHLFGIKACDTMKKARTWLDEHAVSYDFHDYKTAGIDPEHLTQWCDEHGWQTVLNRAGTTFRKLDDERKADLDQSKAIELMLAQPSMIKRPVLDLGDRTLIGFKPDIYAAALK, translated from the coding sequence TTGACCGTTTCAAGTAAAACGTTGCACCTTTTCGGCATCAAAGCCTGCGACACCATGAAGAAGGCGCGCACTTGGCTCGATGAACACGCTGTCAGCTACGACTTCCATGACTACAAAACTGCCGGTATCGACCCTGAGCATCTGACCCAATGGTGTGACGAGCACGGCTGGCAAACGGTGTTGAACCGTGCAGGCACGACCTTTCGCAAACTCGACGACGAACGTAAAGCCGATCTCGACCAGTCGAAAGCCATCGAACTGATGCTCGCTCAACCCTCGATGATCAAGCGTCCGGTGCTCGATCTCGGTGACCGAACCCTGATTGGCTTCAAGCCAGACATCTACGCGGCCGCACTCAAGTAA
- a CDS encoding Na+/H+ antiporter codes for MQTAYTVLILLMLVSVSRLVGRVIPLPLPLVQIAAGALLAWPTLGLHVALDPELFLFLFLPPLLFSDGWRMPKREFWHLRGPILTLAVGLVLFTVVGAGYFIHWLLPSIPLAVAFALAAVLSPTDAVAVSAISQNRLPTPLMHILQGEALMNDASGLVTFKFALVAAVTGVFSLANASLTFVLVAVGGLAVGVALSWLVGRLRAWMIARGWDDPATHVVFMLLLPFAAYVLAERLGASGILSAVAAGMMQSWLDLLPRQTSTRLLNRSVWSLLEFAFNGLIFLLLGLQLPDIIKAVVSHEPTLWPTLLYRGLDVVAIFLALVLLRFIWVQSIWRLSVLLRRLRGKGDLTQVPTARSCWLLTVGGVRGAVTLAGVMSVPMLMGSEAFPERDLLIFIAAGVILLSLICACIALPLLLRGIEKSPDDKRRQEVRDAWRKTAEAAIHALETEEVGPQDAAQAALSAELKARIMSEYRHQLEVFNDSAEAQALAFQMDLLERRLRLKALRAQRLELYSLSRHHQIGDDVLREVLGELDLSEANLGSVK; via the coding sequence ATGCAAACCGCTTATACCGTGCTGATCCTGTTGATGCTGGTCAGCGTCTCGCGGCTGGTCGGACGGGTCATCCCGCTGCCGCTGCCCCTCGTGCAAATCGCCGCCGGTGCGCTGCTGGCCTGGCCGACACTGGGCCTGCACGTCGCGCTGGACCCTGAATTGTTCCTGTTTCTGTTCCTGCCGCCGCTGCTGTTTTCAGATGGTTGGCGCATGCCCAAGCGTGAGTTCTGGCATCTGCGCGGCCCGATCCTGACGCTGGCCGTCGGTCTGGTGCTGTTCACCGTGGTTGGCGCCGGGTACTTCATTCACTGGCTGTTGCCGAGCATTCCGCTGGCGGTCGCCTTCGCACTCGCCGCCGTGCTGTCGCCGACTGACGCCGTGGCGGTTTCAGCCATTTCGCAGAACCGCTTGCCGACGCCGCTGATGCATATCCTGCAAGGCGAGGCGCTGATGAACGATGCGTCGGGTCTGGTGACGTTCAAGTTCGCCTTGGTGGCCGCGGTGACCGGGGTGTTCTCGCTGGCCAATGCCAGCCTGACGTTCGTGCTGGTGGCGGTCGGCGGACTGGCGGTCGGCGTGGCGCTGAGCTGGCTGGTCGGACGCTTGCGCGCGTGGATGATCGCCAGGGGCTGGGACGATCCGGCCACCCACGTGGTGTTTATGTTGCTGCTGCCGTTCGCCGCCTACGTGTTGGCCGAACGACTGGGGGCTTCGGGCATTCTTTCGGCGGTGGCGGCGGGAATGATGCAGAGCTGGCTCGATCTGCTGCCACGGCAGACCAGCACCCGCTTGCTCAATCGCAGCGTCTGGTCGTTGTTGGAGTTCGCCTTCAACGGTCTGATCTTTCTGCTGCTCGGTCTGCAACTGCCGGACATCATCAAAGCGGTGGTCAGCCACGAACCGACGCTGTGGCCGACGCTGCTGTATCGCGGCCTTGACGTGGTGGCGATTTTTCTCGCGTTGGTACTGTTGCGGTTTATCTGGGTGCAGAGCATTTGGCGCTTGTCGGTGCTGTTGCGGCGTTTGCGCGGCAAGGGCGACCTGACGCAAGTGCCCACGGCCCGATCCTGCTGGCTGCTGACCGTCGGCGGTGTGCGCGGGGCGGTGACGCTGGCCGGTGTGATGTCGGTGCCGATGTTGATGGGCAGCGAGGCGTTCCCCGAGCGTGACCTGCTGATCTTCATCGCCGCCGGGGTGATTCTGTTGTCGCTGATTTGCGCCTGCATCGCTTTGCCGTTGCTGTTGCGCGGCATCGAGAAAAGTCCGGACGACAAGCGTCGCCAGGAAGTGCGCGATGCCTGGCGCAAGACCGCCGAGGCGGCGATTCATGCGCTGGAAACCGAAGAGGTCGGCCCGCAGGATGCTGCGCAGGCCGCGCTCTCGGCAGAACTCAAGGCGCGGATCATGTCCGAGTATCGCCATCAACTCGAAGTTTTCAATGATTCGGCCGAAGCCCAGGCGTTGGCGTTCCAGATGGATCTGCTGGAGCGCCGCTTGCGTTTGAAGGCGTTGCGAGCGCAACGCCTTGAGTTGTACAGCCTGAGTCGTCATCACCAGATTGGTGATGACGTGCTGCGCGAAGTGCTGGGCGAGCTGGATTTGAGTGAGGCCAACCTTGGCTCAGTGAAGTGA
- a CDS encoding M12 family metallopeptidase, protein MDNLNPCQLVTPNDVNTSYETAIRENPDNRNTATGSRRKRAVARHTKFWTPGRLLRIRFLNGSSSFKEATKAALANWTPHVNLNVQYIEEGEAEIRISSEPGAYWSMIGTDALTIDDQTEATLNLSPDQDLSIKFFMAQATHEFGHMLGAEHEHLHPEMTIPWDKEAVYQHFDATSDLERSRIDLTYFNLLDASEVNHSPYDPKSIMHYAIRQNWTKGDFQIYLNPVLSEKDKAFMTTAYPHPEA, encoded by the coding sequence ATGGACAATCTGAACCCCTGCCAACTCGTCACGCCAAATGACGTTAATACCTCTTATGAAACTGCCATCAGGGAAAACCCTGACAATCGCAACACCGCCACCGGCAGTCGAAGGAAACGTGCCGTCGCCCGGCACACAAAATTCTGGACACCCGGTCGCCTGTTACGCATCCGGTTTCTGAACGGCAGTTCGTCCTTCAAAGAGGCGACAAAAGCAGCACTCGCGAATTGGACACCTCACGTCAACCTGAACGTTCAGTACATTGAAGAGGGTGAAGCCGAGATTCGCATTTCCAGTGAGCCGGGAGCTTACTGGTCGATGATCGGGACTGACGCATTGACCATTGACGATCAAACCGAAGCAACATTGAATCTGTCTCCGGATCAGGATCTTTCAATCAAATTTTTCATGGCCCAGGCCACCCATGAATTCGGTCACATGCTCGGGGCCGAACACGAGCACTTGCACCCTGAAATGACCATTCCCTGGGACAAGGAAGCTGTTTACCAACATTTCGACGCAACGAGTGATCTGGAACGTAGCCGGATAGACCTGACTTATTTCAACCTTCTTGATGCCAGCGAAGTCAACCATTCTCCTTACGATCCGAAATCCATCATGCATTACGCCATTCGCCAGAACTGGACCAAGGGTGACTTTCAGATATACCTCAATCCAGTCCTCAGCGAGAAAGACAAGGCATTCATGACGACCGCTTACCCTCATCCCGAAGCCTGA
- a CDS encoding M12 family metallopeptidase — protein sequence MNIATPCKLIHPDNQLASYQVAVNENPHNERPSLQGARSKRAIGNWQKFWGHGRVLTISFMENLPVNLKQRIERLIRQWEPATNLTFKFVDGVAGEIRISTTGDVSNSYLGTDALLVPSDLPTLRLGIAPDHAEFDPTVLHEFGHALGMQHEHQHPAANIPWDVPKVYEYFNLHHQWTKEDVDNNLFNTFDANTSLNGPYDKTSIMHYVIPNELTVGDWQAGLNTKISKLDRRNMRKAYPKP from the coding sequence ATGAACATCGCCACCCCATGCAAACTTATTCACCCCGACAATCAACTAGCTTCTTATCAGGTCGCTGTCAACGAGAACCCTCACAACGAACGTCCCTCCTTACAGGGTGCCCGCAGCAAACGCGCCATTGGTAATTGGCAAAAATTCTGGGGTCATGGCCGAGTATTGACTATCAGCTTTATGGAAAACTTGCCTGTCAATCTCAAGCAGCGTATCGAAAGGTTGATCCGACAATGGGAGCCTGCCACCAATCTGACATTCAAGTTCGTTGATGGCGTCGCCGGGGAAATACGCATTTCCACAACGGGCGACGTATCCAATTCATACCTTGGAACTGACGCACTTTTGGTGCCATCGGACCTGCCCACCTTGAGGCTGGGGATCGCTCCGGATCATGCGGAGTTCGATCCGACAGTGCTCCACGAGTTTGGTCACGCATTGGGAATGCAACATGAGCATCAGCACCCAGCCGCCAACATCCCTTGGGACGTGCCAAAAGTTTATGAATACTTCAACCTGCACCATCAATGGACCAAGGAAGACGTCGACAACAATCTTTTCAACACGTTTGATGCCAACACTTCATTGAACGGACCTTACGACAAGACGTCCATCATGCATTACGTAATTCCCAACGAGTTGACCGTCGGCGATTGGCAAGCGGGACTTAACACCAAGATCAGCAAACTTGATCGGCGCAATATGCGCAAGGCTTACCCTAAACCCTAA